A genomic region of Anaerolineae bacterium contains the following coding sequences:
- a CDS encoding cysteine desulfurase, translated as MERRYVYLDNAAATRLDERVLEAMLPYFFEIYAVATSEFGYSPGIEAREALDKARATIAEKLGASPEEFIFTSGDTESSNIALKGVAMALSRKKGRHIIVSKIEDFPVLNTAKALEKQGFKVTYLDVDEYGFVDLNQLWESITPETILVSIQHANQEIGTIQDIKAIGQICRDKGCLFHTDATHTFTRVPLDVREIPVDLITVSAHTIHGPKGIGGLYIRKGTPIAKWMDGGYQEFNLRAGLENIPGAVGFAKAVELVTPEENQRLQQMRDRLIDRILQEIPYTTLNGHRWKRLPQNANITFHFVEGESITLHLDMRGFAVSTGSACFSRSLEASHVILGIGGDHERAHGSVRFTFGRFNSMEDVDAVVEAIAEVVEKLRAISPLGKEVSHG; from the coding sequence GTGGAACGTCGTTATGTATATCTTGATAATGCTGCGGCTACCCGCCTTGACGAGCGGGTTCTAGAAGCGATGTTGCCCTATTTCTTTGAAATCTACGCCGTGGCCACCTCTGAATTCGGATATTCGCCCGGGATAGAGGCCCGGGAAGCCCTGGATAAAGCCAGGGCTACAATCGCTGAAAAGCTCGGGGCTTCTCCTGAGGAGTTTATCTTCACATCTGGCGATACCGAATCATCCAACATAGCTCTCAAAGGGGTAGCTATGGCCCTGAGCCGTAAGAAAGGCCGGCATATAATCGTCTCCAAAATTGAGGATTTCCCCGTGCTCAACACAGCCAAAGCCCTGGAGAAACAAGGCTTCAAGGTAACCTACCTTGACGTGGACGAATATGGTTTTGTGGACCTAAATCAGCTGTGGGAGTCCATAACGCCCGAGACCATCCTGGTATCCATTCAGCATGCTAACCAGGAGATTGGGACTATCCAGGACATAAAGGCCATAGGGCAGATATGCCGTGATAAAGGTTGCCTCTTCCATACTGATGCCACTCACACTTTTACCCGTGTTCCACTGGATGTAAGGGAAATCCCTGTGGACCTGATAACGGTTTCCGCTCACACTATCCACGGCCCCAAGGGCATAGGAGGCCTCTACATCCGTAAGGGAACTCCTATAGCCAAGTGGATGGATGGAGGATATCAGGAGTTTAACCTGAGGGCGGGGCTGGAAAACATCCCCGGAGCTGTGGGTTTCGCCAAGGCTGTGGAACTGGTAACCCCGGAGGAGAATCAGAGGCTCCAGCAGATGCGAGATCGCCTGATAGATAGAATTCTTCAAGAGATACCCTACACAACCCTCAATGGCCACCGGTGGAAGAGGCTCCCCCAGAATGCTAACATAACTTTCCACTTTGTGGAAGGAGAATCCATAACCCTGCACCTGGACATGAGGGGTTTTGCCGTGAGCACGGGCTCGGCTTGTTTCAGCCGTTCTCTTGAGGCAAGTCACGTTATCTTGGGAATCGGCGGAGACCACGAGAGAGCCCATGGGTCCGTGCGCTTCACTTTTGGCCGATTTAACTCTATGGAAGATGTTGATGCTGTGGTGGAAGCCATCGCTGAGGTTGTGGAAAAACTGAGAGCCATAAGCCCACTGGGGAAGGAGGTAAGCCATGGCTAA
- a CDS encoding ferritin-like domain-containing protein, which yields MANPYVLEALKKALAVELSAIEIYSAHAKAIQEEYIAEGVRAILEVEKRHAQELTERIRALGDTPIEPGGKETILGRAIGAASAHATTREMLELELREEQLAIKDYATFIAEITGDEETVALMERHLKDEIDHAKWLKRQIASLGG from the coding sequence ATGGCTAATCCATACGTCCTTGAAGCTCTCAAAAAAGCCCTCGCTGTTGAACTGAGCGCGATAGAGATTTACTCCGCCCATGCTAAAGCTATTCAGGAAGAGTATATAGCCGAAGGTGTGAGGGCGATTCTAGAGGTGGAGAAGCGCCACGCTCAGGAACTTACCGAGCGCATCAGGGCACTGGGAGATACCCCCATCGAGCCCGGAGGGAAAGAAACCATCCTGGGACGAGCTATTGGAGCCGCTTCCGCCCACGCTACTACCAGAGAGATGCTGGAGCTGGAACTGAGGGAAGAGCAGCTGGCCATTAAGGACTACGCTACCTTCATAGCCGAAATCACAGGCGACGAGGAAACGGTTGCTCTTATGGAAAGGCACCTTAAGGATGAGATCGATCACGCCAAATGGCTTAAAAGGCAAATCGCTTCTCTTGGCGGATAA
- a CDS encoding glutaredoxin family protein, which translates to MRKIKFYALSTCGWCRRTKKLLDENGADYELIYVDLLQGEEQKKALEEVSRWNPRLSFPTLVLDNEEAIIGYDEARIKEALGL; encoded by the coding sequence ATGCGGAAGATTAAATTCTATGCTCTCAGCACCTGCGGGTGGTGCCGCCGGACGAAAAAGCTCTTGGATGAAAACGGGGCAGACTACGAGCTGATCTACGTGGACCTGCTTCAGGGGGAGGAGCAGAAAAAGGCTCTGGAAGAAGTGAGCAGATGGAATCCCCGCCTCTCCTTTCCCACACTGGTTCTGGACAATGAGGAAGCGATAATAGGTTACGATGAAGCCCGCATAAAGGAGGCTCTCGGATTGTGA
- a CDS encoding ferredoxin:glutaredoxin reductase, translating into MVSERSQEALELYERLRREAESSGYYLNPDLELVLDLMEGLVTNLKRYGYMACPCRLASGVREKDLDIICPCDYRDADLEEYGACYCGLYVSEEVAQGRKKASPVPERRGTVLLKAEEEKPVFSGKGMPVWRCKVCGYLCARPSPPLKCPICKADKDRFERFA; encoded by the coding sequence ATTGTGAGCGAGAGGTCACAAGAAGCGCTGGAGCTCTACGAACGCCTGCGGCGGGAGGCAGAATCCTCCGGTTATTACCTCAATCCTGACCTGGAACTGGTGCTGGACCTGATGGAAGGTCTCGTTACCAATCTGAAGCGCTACGGCTACATGGCCTGCCCCTGCCGCTTAGCTTCTGGAGTGCGGGAGAAGGACCTGGATATAATATGCCCCTGCGATTACCGCGATGCGGACCTGGAGGAATACGGGGCTTGCTATTGCGGTCTGTATGTATCCGAAGAAGTAGCGCAGGGCAGGAAAAAAGCCAGCCCCGTTCCTGAAAGGAGGGGCACAGTCCTTCTAAAGGCTGAGGAGGAAAAACCCGTCTTCAGCGGTAAAGGAATGCCTGTGTGGCGCTGCAAAGTCTGCGGGTATCTCTGCGCTAGGCCTTCTCCACCCCTCAAGTGCCCTATCTGCAAGGCCGATAAGGACCGCTTTGAACGCTTTGCCTAA
- the tyrS gene encoding tyrosine--tRNA ligase: MNVFEELRWREMIYDSTPGLEEVFATQKVAGYIGFDPTAPSLQVGNLFVTMALVHLQRYGHTPIVVIGGGTALIGDPSGKDKERPLLRKEEIEANKLRFREQFKRFLDFDSKSNPAIMVDNADWLVPLNLIDFLRDIGKHFTVNYMLTKESVRRRLEQEEGISYTEFSYMLLQAYDFLVLYDRYNCILQMGGSDQWGNITAGIELIRRLRGGKAYGLVLPLVTTASGVKFGKTEAGTVWLDPALTSPYRFYQFWFNTDDRDVVRYLKFFTLLPPDRIEELAHKVAIVPEEREAQRTLAREVTRMVHGETALSRAEKASRILFGEEIQDITAEEVEEIFGDVPSTEVRKEELSGEGMLITELLVKCGVASSRSDGRRLIQGGGIYLNNVRVTDIELRVALDRAIEGKFLVLRKGRKDYHLVKVV; this comes from the coding sequence ATGAACGTCTTTGAAGAGCTAAGATGGCGGGAGATGATTTACGATTCAACCCCCGGGCTTGAGGAGGTCTTCGCCACGCAAAAAGTTGCCGGTTACATAGGGTTTGACCCCACCGCCCCAAGCCTTCAGGTGGGGAACCTGTTCGTGACAATGGCTTTGGTGCACTTGCAGCGCTACGGGCATACCCCCATCGTGGTCATAGGTGGGGGCACAGCCCTCATAGGCGACCCCAGCGGGAAAGATAAGGAGCGCCCTCTGCTGCGCAAAGAAGAAATTGAGGCCAATAAATTGCGTTTCCGGGAGCAGTTTAAGCGTTTCTTGGACTTTGATTCCAAATCCAACCCAGCCATAATGGTAGATAATGCTGACTGGCTTGTGCCCCTTAACCTCATAGATTTCCTGCGCGATATCGGCAAGCATTTCACGGTTAACTACATGCTTACGAAGGAATCCGTCCGGCGGCGGCTTGAGCAGGAGGAGGGCATTTCCTACACCGAGTTCAGCTACATGCTCCTTCAGGCCTACGATTTCTTGGTCCTCTACGACCGCTACAACTGCATACTCCAGATGGGCGGAAGCGACCAGTGGGGCAACATTACCGCTGGCATTGAACTGATCCGTAGACTAAGAGGAGGCAAAGCCTATGGCCTTGTATTGCCCCTTGTGACCACTGCCTCAGGGGTCAAGTTCGGCAAAACCGAGGCTGGAACTGTGTGGCTTGACCCCGCCTTAACTTCCCCCTACAGGTTCTACCAGTTCTGGTTCAACACCGATGACCGGGACGTCGTGCGCTACCTCAAGTTTTTCACCCTGCTCCCCCCTGATAGGATTGAAGAACTGGCGCACAAAGTGGCCATAGTCCCCGAAGAGAGAGAAGCCCAACGAACCCTCGCCCGAGAGGTGACCCGCATGGTCCATGGCGAAACCGCCCTCTCCCGGGCCGAAAAAGCCTCCCGAATCCTTTTCGGAGAAGAAATCCAGGACATTACGGCCGAAGAAGTAGAGGAAATTTTCGGTGATGTCCCTTCGACGGAGGTGAGGAAGGAAGAGCTGAGCGGGGAAGGCATGCTTATAACAGAGCTTCTTGTAAAATGCGGCGTCGCCTCCTCCCGAAGCGATGGCCGCCGGCTCATTCAGGGCGGAGGAATTTACCTCAACAACGTGCGGGTAACCGATATTGAGCTAAGGGTTGCTCTGGACCGGGCCATTGAGGGGAAATTCCTGGTGCTCAGGAAAGGCCGCAAGGATTACCATCTTGTGAAAGTGGTTTAG